One Thermicanus aegyptius DSM 12793 DNA segment encodes these proteins:
- the argJ gene encoding bifunctional glutamate N-acetyltransferase/amino-acid acetyltransferase ArgJ — translation MLEKEGGVKVFEGGITSPQGFHAGGIHIGLKKKRLDLGWIYSEIPANSAAVYTVNLFQAAPLLVTKESIGKEGCLQAVLVNSGNANACTGEEGLRDAYEMRDSFAEFLHLPPHRVAVSSTGVIGEPLPMEKIRNGIRQISRIIKEGDATDFEQAILTTDTTRKRFSVEVAIDGKKVVIGGAAKGSGMIHPNMATMLAFLTTDAAVEQQALQLALRQVTDETFNMITVDGDMSTNDMVLIMANGLAANRPLHPEHPEWSLFLAALKEVAKNLAKQIARDGEGATKLIEVHVTGASDEETAKAVGKAIVGSSLVKTAVYGADANWGRIIAAIGYSRSPIDPNLVSIRLGSLTLFQNGKKAVYSEEEATEELKKETVRIEVLLGGGKGEATAWGCDLTYDYVRINASYRT, via the coding sequence ATGCTGGAGAAAGAAGGCGGAGTAAAAGTTTTCGAAGGGGGAATTACCTCTCCTCAAGGTTTTCACGCAGGGGGGATCCATATCGGACTGAAGAAAAAACGACTTGATTTAGGCTGGATCTACTCAGAGATTCCTGCCAATTCAGCCGCCGTATATACGGTGAACCTTTTTCAAGCAGCCCCCCTTCTGGTGACCAAAGAAAGCATAGGAAAGGAAGGCTGTCTGCAAGCGGTCCTGGTTAATTCGGGAAATGCAAATGCTTGTACCGGGGAAGAGGGATTACGGGATGCCTATGAAATGAGAGATTCTTTTGCGGAGTTTTTGCATCTTCCTCCCCATCGGGTTGCCGTCTCTTCTACGGGAGTGATTGGTGAGCCTTTGCCGATGGAGAAAATAAGAAACGGAATTAGGCAAATATCAAGGATCATTAAAGAAGGAGACGCAACAGATTTTGAACAGGCCATATTGACGACCGACACGACGCGGAAAAGGTTTAGCGTGGAAGTAGCCATTGATGGAAAAAAGGTTGTGATCGGCGGGGCTGCGAAAGGTTCAGGGATGATTCATCCGAATATGGCGACGATGCTCGCCTTTCTTACCACCGATGCTGCCGTGGAACAGCAGGCTCTTCAACTGGCCCTTCGCCAAGTAACCGATGAAACGTTTAACATGATTACCGTAGATGGCGATATGAGCACAAATGACATGGTCCTGATCATGGCCAACGGATTGGCGGCTAACCGGCCTTTGCACCCGGAACATCCTGAATGGAGCCTTTTTCTTGCTGCGCTTAAGGAGGTCGCGAAGAATCTGGCAAAACAGATTGCCAGGGATGGGGAAGGTGCGACGAAGCTTATCGAGGTGCATGTTACGGGAGCCTCGGATGAAGAGACGGCAAAAGCGGTAGGAAAAGCGATTGTGGGATCAAGCCTTGTTAAAACGGCAGTCTACGGTGCCGATGCCAATTGGGGGAGAATCATTGCAGCGATCGGATATAGCCGAAGCCCCATTGATCCGAACCTGGTTAGCATCCGTCTCGGTTCTCTTACCCTCTTCCAAAATGGGAAAAAGGCAGTATACTCGGAAGAAGAAGCCACCGAGGAGTTGAAGAAAGAGACGGTGCGAATAGAGGTCCTTTTAGGCGGTGGAAAGGGAGAGGCGACAGCCTGGGGCTGTGATTTAACCTACGATTATGTACGCATTAATGCCTCGTATAGGACTTAA
- the argB gene encoding acetylglutamate kinase: MKSIVIKLGGSILNEIPDAFYEQIVLFFKEGKIKPILIHGGGPAITDVLNRFDVPTRFVQGIRYTDEETVEIVEMVLSGAMNKKLVRKIIQAGGKAMGLSGVDGGLFLAEQVDDKERLGLVGKIVEVKREWLDLLLDQGVIPVISPLSLDASSRLLNVNADQAAAKVAEIYGGRLIYVSDIPGILVQKGEDRQILHEATAAEILRYISEGEITGGMIPKVETALAALSQGASEAIIIDGHDPQALGASLLGEKVGTRIRWEEKSHASATHGDL; the protein is encoded by the coding sequence GTGAAAAGCATCGTGATAAAGCTGGGGGGGAGCATATTGAATGAGATCCCGGATGCTTTTTACGAGCAAATCGTCTTATTTTTTAAAGAAGGAAAAATTAAGCCGATTCTCATTCACGGTGGAGGACCTGCCATCACCGACGTCCTAAATCGCTTTGACGTTCCTACCCGATTCGTTCAGGGAATTCGGTACACCGATGAGGAAACCGTGGAGATCGTTGAGATGGTATTAAGTGGAGCGATGAACAAGAAGCTGGTTCGAAAGATCATCCAAGCAGGCGGGAAGGCGATGGGGCTAAGCGGCGTCGACGGAGGCCTTTTTCTTGCAGAACAGGTGGATGACAAGGAAAGGCTGGGCTTGGTTGGAAAGATTGTCGAGGTAAAGAGGGAGTGGCTTGACCTGCTTCTGGATCAAGGGGTAATCCCGGTCATTTCTCCCCTCTCCCTAGATGCATCATCCAGGCTTCTTAATGTGAATGCGGATCAAGCGGCTGCGAAAGTTGCGGAAATCTATGGGGGCAGACTTATTTACGTAAGCGATATTCCAGGCATCCTGGTTCAGAAAGGGGAGGATCGTCAAATCCTCCATGAAGCGACCGCCGCCGAAATCCTCCGTTATATCTCGGAAGGAGAAATCACAGGGGGGATGATCCCCAAAGTAGAAACGGCCTTGGCAGCCCTCTCTCAGGGTGCTTCAGAGGCGATCATTATTGATGGGCATGATCCTCAGGCACTGGGGGCATCCCTATTGGGAGAAAAGGTTGGAACGAGAATACGTTGGGAGGAGAAGAGTCATGCATCCGCCACTCATGGAGACCTATAA